The following DNA comes from Halorhabdus tiamatea SARL4B.
TGAGAGTCGTTTGACTCTATAGAGCGGGCCGTGGGTGAAACTGACACACAAGCGAACGACGACACCGTCTCGAAAAACGGGGTGACGGTGACGCGGTCGCTACGGGAGCGGGGTGACGGCGTGCTGGGATCGATCGAGATCCGATCGGAGCGGGCGGAGTCAGTCCTGGTTCACGTCGTCGAGGAATTTCCGGCACACCTCCCGGTCAGGAGGGCGACGTTCGAACCGGGAAGTGAACCAGCGGAGGGAACGATCACGGACGAATACGTTTCGATCAGACACGAAGTGGTGGAGGACTCGTGTCAGATTCGGTACGGCGTCGTCGTGTCCGGACCAGTCGATGATCTCGAGTGGGGGCCACCGCGGATTCTATCGGTCAGAGACGCGGATGCCGACCCTGAACCGGGTCGAGCGGCCGCGATGGGCATCGATCACGCCGAGACATCTGAGTCAGATCCGGACAGACCAGCCCGGTTCGAGCAGGACAACATCGAGCGTGGCGACGAAGACCACGTGAGGCCATCCATCCAGGCCGATCCGTCGCGGACGGACCCGGAGCCGACCGCGCCAGCGACTGACGACGCGGACGCGTCAGATCGGGAATCGAACGAGCGGGAAGAACCATCCCAGAAGGGGAGTACCGATCGGGAAGCGACACCGACAACGGCGGGACGGTCTCCGTCGCCATCACCAGACCGGACGGTGGCAACCGAAGGTGCCGAGCCAGGCGGGGATACCGCACGGGATATCGAGGTACGACTGGATCACCTCAGCGCCCGTGTCGCGGAGTTCGAGGCGTACGCGACAGCGCTCGAACCGATCGTCTCCGAGCACGGGAGCGGGACCGACATCGTCGACGCATTCGACCGGCGAATCGAGGAGATCGATAGTCGCGTCGACACACTCGAGGGGCGGGTGACGGGAATGAGTGAGGAACATACCGAGGCGGTCGAGAAGATACACGACGCCATCGATCGAGTCGAAGGACGGACGGACGACGTCGAGGAGACGCTCACGCGGATCGATGGAGATCTCGCCCAGCAACGTGAGAACCTCTCAACGCTGGAGGAGACGCTTGAGTCCGTCGAGGCCGAACTGGGGACACTCGATACGGAGGGCGCGGAGGTTCAGTCGAACGTCGCCACCCTCGAGCGGACCGTCACCGACGTCTCCCGGGAGGTCGCGGCGTTGAACACGCAACTCGAAGCGTTCCGTGACGAGTTGGCCGAGCTACGCGCCTTTCGGGACTCTCTCGCGGAGATCACCACGTTCGAGGAGTGATCCTGGCGTCGTTCGTGACGGCACCCAGCCAGCGTCACGGCCGAACAACTCACGATCCTGACGTTCCGATCCCGAACGGCTCACAGTAACTGTTGGCACGATCACGTCGTCGCGATCGCTTCGATCTCGACGCCGACGCCTTTCGGCAGCGCGGCGACCTCGACGGCGCTTCGGGCGGGCGGCTCTTGGTCGAAGAACGTCTCGTAGGCCGCGTCCATCGCCTCGAAGTCCTCGATATCGTCGACGTAGACAGTCACTTTCAGGACGTCGTCCATGCTCGCGCCCGCCTCCGCTAAGACTGCCTCGACGTTGTCCAGTGCCTGCTGGGTCTGGACGTCGATGTCGGCGTGGTCGAGGAGGTCGCCGTCCGGCGTCAACGGGATCTGTCCCGCCGTGAACACCAGGTCGTCGGTCGCGGTCGCCTGACTGTACGCGCCGACCGCCGCGGGGGCCGCCTCGGTCTCGATTGTCCGCTTCATAGCGACAACTCCGGCTGGAACCGGTATAAAACCGCTGCCGGGGACGGCCCGGGCTTGATGGGGCTGGCCGGCGAGGAGCCGGTATGGACACACGCTTGCGGTACGGATACGGCGTCGTCCTGCTCGGCCTCGGAAACGTCGCCGTTGGGGCGACCCAGTTGGCGGTCGGCGGCCAGACGACGGTAGTGATCGCGATGGAACTGGTCATCGGCGCGCTGCTGTTCGGCTTCGGATACGGCGTCGTCTCTGACCCCGATCGAATCGATCCCGAACAGCTCTCCCCGTGGGTGATTACTGCCGTCGGCTACGTCGGGATCACGCTCGGCGTGGCCATGCTCGCGTGGTCGGCGCTCGTGGTCGTGAACGCGCTGTAAGCGGCGCGGCGCTACTGCTCGGCGCAGTACGCGACGAAGTTCCGCAGAATCCGGAGGCCGGTCTCGCCGGACTTCTCGGGGTGAAACTGCGTCCCGACGACGTTGCCGGCCTCGTTGGCGACGACGCTCGCGAAGCGCTCGCCGTAATCGGTCGTCGCAGCGACGGCAGCCGTATCGTCCGGCTCGGCGTAGTAAGAGTGAACGAAGTAAGCGTGTTCGCCGTCGACACCCGCAACCAGCGGGTGATCGCGCTCGACGTCGAGTTCGTTCCAGCCCATGTGGGGGACTTTCCGGTCGCCGTCGAAGCGGACGTTCGTCCCGGGGATCAGATCGAGCCCCTCGACGTCACCCTCGCCGGCGTGTTCGGCCTCCTCGCTCGTAGTGAGGAGCATCTGCATGCCGAGACAGATGCCAAGCAGCGGCCGACCGTCCGCAGCCGCCTCGACGAGCGCGTCCCTGAACGGGCCGGCGTTTTCCATCCCCTCGCTGAACGCGCCGACGCCGGGGAGGACGATCCCGTCGGCGTCTTCGAGTGCTGCTGGATCGTCGGAGATCGTCACGGTCGCGCCCGCGCGTTCGAGTCCACGCGTGACGCTCCGGAGGTTCCCCAGTCCGTAGTCGACGACGACGACCTCGACGTCACCCGACTCGTGTTCGGTCATACGACACGCTTGGGCAGTGGCGACCTTGGCGCTTTCCGTTCGCCGAATGTTTCCACGGAGAGGAGCATCAGTCTCCGAGCACGGACGTGAGGTTCGGATCGCGATACGGCGACCGCCCGAGCACCGCGCCGTGGAGGTCCTGCTCGTCGAGTTGGGCGTCGAGGACACGTTCGAGCCGGTTGACGGCCGTCGTGTCCAGGTCGTAGACCTCGAGCAACCGCTGAAAGTGCGACTCGTCAGTGATCGAGGAGAAGAGGTCGTATAAGGACGCCATCTCGTCGGGCGAGAGCGCGGCGAGTCGCTCCTCGTCGTCCAGCCCGAGGAACCGCCGGCGTTCGGCGTCGACCACATGGCGGATGACCACCAGCGCGACCTTCGGGATGGCTCGCTGGCTCCCGAAGGCCGTCAGGTCGATCCCGGTCACGATCCCGAGGACGCGATCGCGCTCCCAGGGCGTCAGATCGAGGGCGTTACACAGCGCCTGAGTGATGCGAGCTTTGTCGAGGCGGTGCATCCGCTCGGCGTGACCCTGCATGGCCGGATGTTGCTCGTCGTGAAGCCGACGGATTCGCTCCCCGGGGTCGTCCTCGGGGTTCTCGGCGCGCCCGATCCGGGTCGCTCCCGGCGTGATCACGTCCCACTGCCGGGTCGTGGCGTCCCGCGTGGCTTCCGCCCGCGACAGCGTCCCGTCCCCCGGTTTCGTCGAGACTTCGCGATCCTCGCGCCACTCCCGGCGCTCGCGGCCGGCCGGTTCCCGAATGCGATCGTCCCCCTGCTCGCCAGCGTCGTCCATTACCCCAACAGTCGGCGCTACGGACAGTTGAATCCACTGGCTCGGGACAGTCCCGCGGGAAAGACGTCGAAATTGGTCCGCCAGAAATCCCGTCTATATATTCACCTTGTAACCAGAGGCACTTAAAGCGAGTCGGCGATCGGCCGTCGGTCAGAAATCACCCAGTTCGGCCTGGCCGCCGTCGCCCGTCAGGTCGGCGGCCTGCTGGATCGTCCGCTCGAAGGTCTCGCGCTGACTCCGGTCGTAGAGCGTCGCGGCCGGGTGGACACAGACGAGGACCCGCCGTCGTGTGCCGTCGATCTCGATCTCCTCGATCGAACCGGCCTCGCCGGTGACGGCTAGTTCTCGGCCCAACAGATGTTCGCCCGGCACCTTCCCGAGCGTGACGATCACCGCGGGATCGACCAGGTCGATCTCCCGGTCGAGGTAGGGCCGACAGTTCGATCGCTCCTCGGCAGTCGGATCGCGGTTCTCGGGCGGTCGACACCGCACGCAGTTGGTGATCCGGACGTCCGCCCGCGAGAGGCCGGCGTCCCGCAGCGCGTCGTCGAGGACCGTCCCGCTGCGGCCGACGAAGGGTTCACCCTGCTGATCCTCGCGCTCGCCCGGGGCTTCGCCGACGAAGAGGAGATCGGCGTCGTCTGGGCCGACGCCGTCGACGATCCGCGACCGGGAGGCGACGAGGTCCGAACACTGCTTGCAGCCCTCGACCGAGAGTCCGTCCATGTGCTCCATGCCCGAGCCTGCGGGCCGAGCCCGCAAAAACGTCGTTATCGCTTGGCGGAATCGAACGCCCCATCGGCGGCGCGGGCGGCCAGTCGCGCGACCCGCAACGGTTCGGGTCGGCCTCCCTCCGGCGTGAACGCCCGGACGACTTCGCGAGCCTCGCCCGCGTCACAGCCCACACTCCGGACGAAGACCGTCTCGTCGTCGACCGAGACGCGCTCACGCTCCGGTTGGGCGCGGTACGTATCGAGCCGCCAGGCGAGGGCCTCCCCGGAAAACTCCTCGCGCAACGTCGGTTCCAGTCCCTCGCTCTCCTCGAAGGTGATCGAGAGCACCGGCAGTCCAGTTTCGTCGTGGATTCGGTGGAGGTCGATCACGTTGAACCACGCCGGCGCGATCCCGGCGACGAGGAGAAGCCGGACGTCCGGGCGATCTAGTCGGTCGACCATCTCGACGATGGCGTCGGTCGCGTCGCTTCCGCCCACGGCGCAGGACCCGAAAACGAAGCCGTCGGTGACGCGACTCGCGCGGACGACTGCGCCCGCGAGCGTACTCGAATCACCGGTATAGGACTCGGCGACCCCGAGGGCGCGAACCCCCGATTTCACGTCAGGTGTTCTCCTTGATGTCCGATAGCTGGTCGATCAGTTCGTCGTTCGACGCCGTGAACTCGAACTCGACGTCGCCGTCGTGGGTGTTCTCGGCGGCGTTGACCCCGTCATCGTCGTCAAAATCAGCGTCCAGGTCTTGATTCTCCTGTTCTGATTCGTCGTAGCTCCCAAACCCCATGTCGTCTGTGAATAGGGGGTTCGTGGTGAAAAATCACACGCTACTCGCTCACACCCGCCACCGCCAGACTCAACAGGATACTCCCCCCAGAGACGACCATGGACGTACACAACGTGACGGCCGACGCGGAGACCTTCACCGCGAACGTCTACCTGACGACCGGCGACCGACCGGCGCTCGTCGACGCCGGCGCGATGGACGGCGTCGTCGACGTGATCCGCGAGTACACTGACGAGCTGGACAGCGTCGTGTTGACCCACCAGCACGGCGACCACGTCGCCCAACTCGATGCGGTCCTCGACGCTTTCGACGCCGAGGTGTACGCCTACGCCGACCACCCCCGGCGAACGGAAGCACTCGGCGACGGCGACACCCTCCAGATCGGCGACGAGGACTTCGAGGTCGTCTACACGCCGGGCCACGCCGACGATCACGTCTCGCTGGTCAGCGAGAGCAGCCTGTTTTCGGGCGACGTCGTCGTCCACGACGACGGGGCCTTCGAGGGCGGGAGTTTCGGCCGGACCGACAACCCCGGCCAGTCCCGTGAACGCCTCATCGAGAGCATCCGGGAGCTTCTCGGTCGAATGCCGGAGACCGTCGAGCACATGTACAGCGGCCACGGCGGCGTCTTCCACGGCGACGTCCGGGACATCGTCGAGACGGCGCTGGAACGAGCTGAGAGACGGGAGCCGAAGTACGATTGAGGGGAAGCGCCGACCGTCACTTGCTGTCTCGGACCCACTCGGCGATCTGACGGCTATAGCTATCGTACACGTCGAGGCCGGTCCGGAGCGTTTCGTACACTTCTTCGGGGTCGATGCGCCCGTACTCGTGTGCGAGGACGTTTCTGAACCCGATTGCGGTGACGAGCGTCATCATCGTCTCGTCGTCGATGACGGCGTGCTCGCACAGGATGCGGACGGCCTCTTTGGAAGTGTTCCCGTCGTACGCGAAATCCCGCGTGGCGACGTGCTGGGCCAGATCCGCACTCGCCTGAATCGCATTCTCGAACATGCGTTCGACGGCACGCTGCTCGGTCGTACTCCCGAGAAACTCACGGCGGGACAGCGATTCTCGCTTCTCGATCAACTCGCCGTGGTACTGCTCGATCTGTTCGAGTTTGACCGCGACGACGCGTTCGTCAGCCACGCAGTCCGTCCTCCGCGATCCTGTCGATGACGTCACGCTGGCGGCGACGAAGCGGCTCGCGCTCCTCGGCGAACGTCGCCTCGACGTCCGCTTTGAACCGTTCGAACGCGTCGCGGTCGCCACAGACAAAGCTCCCGTTGACCGCGTCGTTTCTGACGGCTATGGGAAGGGTTTCGATATCGGAGATGTCGACAAAGGGACCCTCCTCACGCTGGAGGGTTCCCGACAGAAAGCACTGCTTCTCGAAACGATCGTGGTCCGATAGTTCGTCCACGAACTTGACTGCGAGGTCGAGATCGGACGTGTCAGTCGACTCCCCAGTGACTCGTGATCCGAACGCCACGACAAACTCGACATCGGAATCAGAGCAGATGGACTCTTCGAAGTCCTCGAACCCCCGTTTCCGGCCATCCTCGACCGCCATATCTTTATGATCGACGTATCGTCACAAAAGAATTCCGGCGAATCGCCCGGTCGAACTGTCTGTGATCCTCCTCGCAGCTATCACCGACCGCGTTTTAAGTACCTCTGGTTACAAGGTAGAGATATAGACGGGGTTTCTCCGGGACGCCGATCGGCGAGCGGGTGCTGTCGCCGGCAGACGGCCAGAGCGATACGGTTTTGAGACGCCACCGAGAAATGGCGTCCATGTTATCACGCCAGTACGTCCGCGAGCACCCCGAGGAGGTTCGAGAGACCCTCGCGGCTCGCGGCGTCGAAGACGTCGATCTCGACGCGATCCTGGAGATCGACGAGGAGTGGCGCGAGCTGAAAGCCCGCGGCGACGACCTGCGACACGACCGCAACGAGGTCTCCTCGAAGATCGGCGAGCTCAAACAAGCAGGTGACGAGGAAGCCGCCCAAGAGGCCATCGAGCGTTCTCAGGAACTCAAAGAGGAACTCCAGGACGTCGAGGAACGCGCCGACGAACTCGAAGCCGAACTCGAAGCGCGACTGCTGGAGATTCCGAACATTCCCCAAGAGGGCGTTCCCGAGGGCGAGGACGAGAGCGACAACGTCGAAACGCGACGGTGGGGCTTCGACGATATGCGGGACCTCCCGGCGGACGTCACACCGCACTACGACCTCGGCGAGGAACTCGACATCCTGGACTTCGACCGCGGGGCGAAAGTCTCGGGTGGCGGCTTCTACTTCCTCAAAGGCGACGCCGCACGCCTCGAACACGCGCTCATCCAGTTCATGCGGGACATCCACCGCGAGCAGGGCTACTCGGAAGTGTTCCCGCCGATCCCGGTCTCGAGTGAATCGATGACCGGCACCGGGCAACTCCCCAAGTTCGCCGACGACGCCTACAAACTCGAAGACGAAGACCTCTGGCTGTGCCCGACGGCGGAGGTTCCGGTGACGAACATGTACCGCGACGAGATCCTGCTCGACGACGACCTCCCGCTGAAACACCAGGCCTACACGCCCAACTTCCGCCAGGAGGCCGGCGAGCACGGCACCGAGACCCGTGGGATCGTCCGCGTCCACCAGTTCAACAAGGTCGAGCTGGTCAACTTCGTCGAACCCGAAGGGAGCGACGACCGCCTCGACGGACTCCTCGAGGAAGCAGAGGAAGTCCTCAAGCGCCTGGAACTCCCCTATCGCGTGCTCGAGCTCTGTACCGGGGATCTGACCTTCGCCTCGGCGAAGACCTACGACATCGAGGTGTGGGCACCGGGCGATGACATGGAAGACGGACCGGCCGAAGGCGGACGGTGGCTCGAAGTCTCTTCAGCCTCGAACTTCGAGGACTTCCAGGCCCGGCGGGCCGGCATCCGGTATCGGCCTGAGCGCCACGAATCCGCGGAGTACCTCCACACACTCAACGCCTCAGGCGTGGCGCTGCCGCGCGTGCTCGTGGCGATCTTGGAGTACTACCAGAACGACGACGGGACGGTGACGGTGCCGGAAGCACTCCGTCCCTATCTCGGTGGCCAGGAACACATCGAGGGCCATGATCCAGTCGGCGAGAGCGCGCTGGGTGCCGGCGAACGCTGATCAGCACGCGACGCCGCGGACGGCTCACCACTCGACGCTGAGTCGCCCGTCGCCGTGGCGATCGGGCGCGATCTCCTCGTCGGTCCGGCGGTCGATGACGTGGATCACGCCGCGGCCCTTCTTCGCGGGACAGCTCTCGGCTGCCCGGACGTGATGGTCCAGGTCGTCCGCCCCGACGTAGTAGGTGCTGGGCCGCGCCAGACCGGTTTCGAGATCCAGTTCCCAATCCGGAGATTCGGCGGCGCACTTCCCGGCACCGAAACACCGGTTGGCCTCGAAGATGATCTTGTACGGCTTGGCCTCAATCGGCGGTCCGTCATCCCCGCCGACGTCGCTTGGCCGGATCACGTCGCCATCGTTGGACGGTTCCAGGCTCTCATCGCCGCCCATCTCAGAACCCCCGTAGCTCGTCGAGCACTCCTGCAGCCGACCCGTCGTCGATGGCGTCGCGGGCAGCATCGAGCCCCGCATCGAGGGTGTCGACGTCGCCGCCGGCGTAGATCCGGACCGCGGCGTTGAGCGCGACGGCGTCGGCCCAATGGTCCGTCCGGTCGCCGGTGAGGACTTCGCGGGTGAGCCGAGCGCTGTCGACCGCCACGTCCTCGACGGCGAGATCGTCGGTCTCGAAGTCCATGCCGTAGGCGGCGGTTTCGATCTCGTCGCTTTCGAGGCCGTCCGCTTGCGTCCACTCGGCGAACTTCGTGTAGCCCGGCCGGATGTCGTCGTAGCCCTCGAGCCCCTGGAACATGATGACGCGGTCGGGATCGTGGACTCGGCTGCGCTCGAACGTCTCGACGACCTTCTTGGCGAAGGAGAGGTGATAGAACGAACCGAGGTGGACGCTCGCACCGGCGGGGTTGGCGAGCGTCTCGACGGTGTTGAGGACGGTTCGGACGCCCATCTGCTCGCGGCGGTCGAAG
Coding sequences within:
- a CDS encoding Rid family detoxifying hydrolase, which encodes MKRTIETEAAPAAVGAYSQATATDDLVFTAGQIPLTPDGDLLDHADIDVQTQQALDNVEAVLAEAGASMDDVLKVTVYVDDIEDFEAMDAAYETFFDQEPPARSAVEVAALPKGVGVEIEAIATT
- the hisH gene encoding imidazole glycerol phosphate synthase subunit HisH; this translates as MTEHESGDVEVVVVDYGLGNLRSVTRGLERAGATVTISDDPAALEDADGIVLPGVGAFSEGMENAGPFRDALVEAAADGRPLLGICLGMQMLLTTSEEAEHAGEGDVEGLDLIPGTNVRFDGDRKVPHMGWNELDVERDHPLVAGVDGEHAYFVHSYYAEPDDTAAVAATTDYGERFASVVANEAGNVVGTQFHPEKSGETGLRILRNFVAYCAEQ
- a CDS encoding uracil-DNA glycosylase, whose protein sequence is MEHMDGLSVEGCKQCSDLVASRSRIVDGVGPDDADLLFVGEAPGEREDQQGEPFVGRSGTVLDDALRDAGLSRADVRITNCVRCRPPENRDPTAEERSNCRPYLDREIDLVDPAVIVTLGKVPGEHLLGRELAVTGEAGSIEEIEIDGTRRRVLVCVHPAATLYDRSQRETFERTIQQAADLTGDGGQAELGDF
- a CDS encoding endonuclease dU, which translates into the protein MKSGVRALGVAESYTGDSSTLAGAVVRASRVTDGFVFGSCAVGGSDATDAIVEMVDRLDRPDVRLLLVAGIAPAWFNVIDLHRIHDETGLPVLSITFEESEGLEPTLREEFSGEALAWRLDTYRAQPERERVSVDDETVFVRSVGCDAGEAREVVRAFTPEGGRPEPLRVARLAARAADGAFDSAKR
- a CDS encoding DUF5786 family protein; the encoded protein is MGFGSYDESEQENQDLDADFDDDDGVNAAENTHDGDVEFEFTASNDELIDQLSDIKENT
- a CDS encoding MBL fold metallo-hydrolase — encoded protein: MDVHNVTADAETFTANVYLTTGDRPALVDAGAMDGVVDVIREYTDELDSVVLTHQHGDHVAQLDAVLDAFDAEVYAYADHPRRTEALGDGDTLQIGDEDFEVVYTPGHADDHVSLVSESSLFSGDVVVHDDGAFEGGSFGRTDNPGQSRERLIESIRELLGRMPETVEHMYSGHGGVFHGDVRDIVETALERAERREPKYD
- the hepT gene encoding type VII toxin-antitoxin system HepT family RNase toxin, encoding MADERVVAVKLEQIEQYHGELIEKRESLSRREFLGSTTEQRAVERMFENAIQASADLAQHVATRDFAYDGNTSKEAVRILCEHAVIDDETMMTLVTAIGFRNVLAHEYGRIDPEEVYETLRTGLDVYDSYSRQIAEWVRDSK
- a CDS encoding nucleotidyltransferase domain-containing protein; amino-acid sequence: MAVEDGRKRGFEDFEESICSDSDVEFVVAFGSRVTGESTDTSDLDLAVKFVDELSDHDRFEKQCFLSGTLQREEGPFVDISDIETLPIAVRNDAVNGSFVCGDRDAFERFKADVEATFAEEREPLRRRQRDVIDRIAEDGLRG
- the serS gene encoding serine--tRNA ligase; translation: MLSRQYVREHPEEVRETLAARGVEDVDLDAILEIDEEWRELKARGDDLRHDRNEVSSKIGELKQAGDEEAAQEAIERSQELKEELQDVEERADELEAELEARLLEIPNIPQEGVPEGEDESDNVETRRWGFDDMRDLPADVTPHYDLGEELDILDFDRGAKVSGGGFYFLKGDAARLEHALIQFMRDIHREQGYSEVFPPIPVSSESMTGTGQLPKFADDAYKLEDEDLWLCPTAEVPVTNMYRDEILLDDDLPLKHQAYTPNFRQEAGEHGTETRGIVRVHQFNKVELVNFVEPEGSDDRLDGLLEEAEEVLKRLELPYRVLELCTGDLTFASAKTYDIEVWAPGDDMEDGPAEGGRWLEVSSASNFEDFQARRAGIRYRPERHESAEYLHTLNASGVALPRVLVAILEYYQNDDGTVTVPEALRPYLGGQEHIEGHDPVGESALGAGER
- a CDS encoding ferredoxin, whose amino-acid sequence is MGGDESLEPSNDGDVIRPSDVGGDDGPPIEAKPYKIIFEANRCFGAGKCAAESPDWELDLETGLARPSTYYVGADDLDHHVRAAESCPAKKGRGVIHVIDRRTDEEIAPDRHGDGRLSVEW
- a CDS encoding anthranilate phosphoribosyltransferase — encoded protein: MTEVVGSGTKSAEDMTREQAAEAMERILDDEPDPTTLGAFWLANRWKHNTSEELAAYVDVMADRVETGVPDVDPVDCGANYDGKQRTAILGVAAGIVAAAAGTPVVVHSGDRVPTQKNDAYKHVLDELGVRTVLRPAKSAAMVEETGFGFYYQPAFNPAVDDLFDRREQMGVRTVLNTVETLANPAGASVHLGSFYHLSFAKKVVETFERSRVHDPDRVIMFQGLEGYDDIRPGYTKFAEWTQADGLESDEIETAAYGMDFETDDLAVEDVAVDSARLTREVLTGDRTDHWADAVALNAAVRIYAGGDVDTLDAGLDAARDAIDDGSAAGVLDELRGF